One part of the Bacteroidia bacterium genome encodes these proteins:
- a CDS encoding outer membrane lipoprotein carrier protein LolA, which translates to MKNVIKHGLLWSVVLMLLSGFQILDEKSEKILSESRTKMESLKDFSANLRYEIKNKSTRLAPVARTGKVKYKKGNKYVLSMADQEIYCDGETLWLYLPEDKEVTILNYDPSEEGMSLESILGVYQASASSRYEGTEVIHGKKCHKIYLAVKDQNLEYNQANIWINISSKMLEKVSLIDRKQTVTTYEFSSISTNKGLSDKDFQFDINKHSDVDVYDEREG; encoded by the coding sequence ATGAAAAATGTGATAAAACATGGCCTCCTGTGGAGTGTCGTGCTTATGCTTCTCTCTGGATTCCAGATTTTAGATGAAAAGTCCGAAAAGATTCTTAGTGAATCGAGAACAAAAATGGAGTCTCTCAAAGACTTTTCTGCAAACCTCAGATACGAAATTAAAAACAAGAGTACCCGTCTCGCACCAGTAGCTAGAACCGGCAAGGTAAAATATAAGAAAGGAAACAAGTATGTTTTATCAATGGCCGATCAGGAAATTTATTGCGATGGTGAGACCCTGTGGCTTTACCTTCCAGAAGATAAGGAAGTAACCATCCTGAACTATGACCCTAGTGAAGAGGGAATGTCCCTCGAATCCATTTTGGGAGTCTATCAGGCCAGTGCCAGTTCACGATATGAGGGCACTGAAGTAATACACGGAAAGAAATGTCATAAGATATATCTGGCAGTTAAGGACCAAAACCTTGAATATAATCAGGCCAATATCTGGATAAACATTTCAAGCAAGATGTTAGAAAAAGTAAGTTTGATCGACAGAAAGCAGACGGTTACGACTTATGAATTCTCTTCCATCTCAACGAATAAAGGTCTTTCAGATAAAGATTTTCAATTCGACATCAACAAGCATTCAGATGTTGATGTTTATGATGAACGGGAAGGCTAG